The Collimonas fungivorans Ter331 genome has a segment encoding these proteins:
- a CDS encoding HNH endonuclease, giving the protein MISHILTLDIAGNPFDWISPQDAVLYYASGKVAWELGDGDIVFRGGYSRAGVQSRISVKPIIAIAGSAIMARMLHLELPLGHHNDLLFRRDRYTCAYCGGRFPHNELSRDHIHARSHGGKDTWMNCVTACKDCNQEKGNKHLESFRPLLYVPYVPCRAEHYLLSGRNVLADQHDYLAARLPKHSRMRDLN; this is encoded by the coding sequence ATGATCTCCCATATTCTGACTCTCGATATCGCAGGCAATCCGTTCGACTGGATCTCGCCGCAAGATGCTGTGCTCTATTATGCGAGCGGGAAGGTGGCTTGGGAATTGGGAGATGGCGACATCGTTTTCCGCGGTGGTTATTCCCGCGCCGGCGTGCAGTCGCGCATCTCCGTCAAGCCCATCATCGCCATCGCCGGCAGCGCCATCATGGCGCGCATGCTGCACCTGGAACTGCCGCTGGGCCATCACAACGACTTGCTGTTCCGGCGCGACCGCTACACTTGCGCCTACTGCGGCGGCCGCTTCCCGCACAACGAACTGTCGCGCGATCACATACATGCGCGTTCCCATGGCGGCAAGGACACCTGGATGAACTGCGTCACCGCATGCAAGGACTGCAACCAGGAAAAGGGCAACAAGCATCTGGAAAGCTTCCGCCCGCTGCTGTATGTGCCCTATGTGCCATGCCGCGCCGAACACTACCTCCTGAGCGGCAGGAATGTGCTGGCGGACCAGCATGATTACCTGGCGGCCAGGCTGCCCAAGCACAGCAGGATGCGCGACTTGAACTAA
- a CDS encoding DUF2339 domain-containing protein has protein sequence MLGWLWPSSGYGDFSIFLGGGLGLLAGLGLQHAIRTEIRAANEKLRLEMLKQRTEPSSQATVPAAKPVSKPAPTSDPGAVSVAAAPAAIAVQPAVSNIPPNPQPATPPAPARILPPAAPNAVELAFAAARNWLLGGNTIVRIGLVILFIGLSFLSSYAAAAGLFPVELRLAAVAVAGIVLLAVGFAKRQAKPAFALALQGGGVAVIYLTVFAAFRRFDLISPLPAFGLMIVVCALSCALALLQNSRALAVAAFAGGFAVPLLLSTGGGSSVALFSYYTVLNLAILFIAYKRSWRVLNMVGFVATFGVATLWGVLKYQPAQYMSSQLFLIVFVLIYVAAAILYARNTPTRLGNTVDSTLMFGTALVGFGLQAGLVDQFKFGSAFSALGFAALYLVLAALLLRRGRDSYRLMIESMIAIGLGFVTLAVPLALDMRWTSAVWALEGAGAFWVGMRQARWMPRGFGLLLQVVAAGAFLAGIDDNVSAWPLANPMFMGAMFIALPAFAIAWWLRGVLPHSDSRWAREFAKAEAVLSQPVYLFGFLFWCLAWILEICRELPASETGMASVPVFGAGTQQLLVVLALVASAWLSLLLARRSNWTVATWPSRLTLLPLALGFIAQELSGERVLYTPAWAIWLLALGLHYWMLYKNDTQTQSHIAALKLNRAVHVGSVWLLTLLLADCLWFGIKRGDLLHSSWASVVLLVSAIAVLLGLSVWAGRANRVSLLPAFKWPLNAHAVAYYWYAALPLTVLVFFGALLIALLSSGHTAPLPYLPLLNPTDLALALALGALVFWRRAIVAAQPLPAGAAWVPRKQTLLALAVLTFVLLNTVWLRTVHHFFGVRWDSAALFDSFVVQTGYAILWTLLALALMLLAHRRVQRGLWLTGAALLGLVVVKLLLVDLSNAGGAERIVTFIAVGALMLVVGYFAPLPPKTAADAATVKEA, from the coding sequence GTGCTGGGTTGGTTATGGCCGAGCTCGGGATACGGTGACTTCAGCATCTTTTTGGGCGGCGGACTCGGTTTGCTGGCTGGATTGGGATTGCAGCATGCGATCCGTACCGAGATTCGCGCGGCCAATGAAAAATTGCGGCTGGAAATGTTGAAGCAGCGAACCGAGCCAAGCAGCCAGGCAACCGTTCCCGCTGCAAAGCCGGTCAGCAAGCCGGCGCCGACAAGCGATCCCGGCGCTGTTTCGGTTGCCGCAGCGCCGGCCGCAATCGCCGTCCAGCCCGCTGTTTCGAACATTCCCCCCAACCCGCAGCCGGCAACGCCGCCTGCACCTGCCCGCATCCTTCCACCGGCTGCACCGAACGCCGTGGAGCTGGCTTTCGCCGCGGCCAGGAACTGGCTCCTTGGCGGCAATACGATTGTGCGTATCGGCCTGGTGATCCTGTTCATCGGCCTGTCTTTCCTGTCCAGTTATGCGGCGGCTGCCGGCCTGTTTCCGGTGGAGTTGCGGCTGGCGGCGGTTGCTGTCGCCGGGATCGTGCTGCTGGCTGTCGGTTTCGCCAAGCGCCAGGCCAAGCCGGCTTTTGCGCTGGCCTTGCAGGGCGGCGGCGTGGCGGTGATCTACCTCACCGTGTTTGCCGCTTTCCGCCGCTTTGACTTGATTTCGCCGCTGCCTGCTTTCGGTCTGATGATCGTGGTGTGCGCCCTTAGCTGTGCGCTGGCGCTGCTGCAGAACTCGCGGGCGCTGGCGGTGGCGGCTTTTGCGGGCGGTTTTGCGGTGCCGCTGCTGCTCTCTACCGGAGGCGGCAGCAGTGTCGCCCTGTTCAGTTATTACACGGTGCTGAACCTGGCGATCCTGTTCATCGCCTATAAGCGTTCCTGGCGCGTGCTGAACATGGTGGGTTTTGTCGCCACCTTTGGCGTGGCTACGCTGTGGGGCGTGCTCAAGTACCAGCCGGCGCAATACATGAGTTCGCAGCTGTTCCTGATTGTATTCGTGCTGATTTATGTGGCGGCGGCGATCCTGTATGCGCGCAATACGCCGACCCGGCTTGGCAATACTGTCGACAGCACGCTGATGTTCGGCACGGCGTTGGTCGGTTTTGGCTTGCAGGCCGGCCTGGTCGACCAGTTCAAGTTCGGCAGCGCTTTTTCGGCATTGGGATTTGCCGCGCTGTATCTGGTGCTGGCGGCGCTATTGCTGCGCCGCGGGCGAGATAGTTATCGCCTGATGATTGAATCGATGATCGCCATCGGCCTCGGTTTTGTGACGCTGGCCGTGCCGCTTGCCCTCGACATGCGCTGGACCTCGGCGGTATGGGCGCTCGAAGGAGCCGGCGCGTTCTGGGTCGGCATGCGGCAGGCGCGCTGGATGCCGCGCGGGTTCGGGCTGCTGCTGCAAGTGGTGGCTGCCGGCGCTTTCCTGGCGGGGATCGATGACAATGTGTCGGCCTGGCCGCTGGCCAATCCGATGTTCATGGGCGCCATGTTTATCGCCTTGCCGGCATTTGCCATCGCCTGGTGGCTGCGTGGCGTGCTGCCGCATAGCGATTCGCGCTGGGCCAGGGAATTTGCCAAGGCCGAAGCGGTGCTGTCTCAGCCGGTGTACCTGTTCGGGTTCCTGTTCTGGTGCCTGGCGTGGATCCTGGAAATCTGCCGCGAACTGCCCGCCAGCGAAACCGGCATGGCAAGCGTGCCCGTATTCGGCGCCGGCACCCAGCAGTTGCTGGTAGTGCTGGCGCTGGTGGCGAGCGCATGGCTGTCGCTGCTGCTGGCGCGCCGTAGCAATTGGACGGTGGCCACCTGGCCCAGCCGGCTGACGCTGTTGCCGCTGGCGCTGGGGTTTATCGCGCAAGAGCTGTCGGGGGAGCGCGTCCTGTACACGCCGGCCTGGGCCATCTGGCTGCTGGCCCTTGGCTTGCATTACTGGATGCTCTACAAGAACGACACGCAAACCCAGAGCCATATCGCTGCCCTCAAACTGAATCGTGCCGTTCACGTCGGCAGCGTGTGGCTGCTTACGCTGTTGCTGGCCGACTGCCTGTGGTTCGGCATCAAGCGCGGCGATTTGTTGCACAGTTCGTGGGCCAGCGTGGTGCTGCTGGTCAGCGCGATCGCGGTGCTGCTGGGTTTGTCAGTGTGGGCCGGCCGGGCCAACCGTGTTTCGCTGCTGCCGGCATTCAAGTGGCCGCTTAATGCGCATGCTGTCGCTTACTACTGGTATGCGGCGCTGCCGCTGACGGTGCTGGTGTTTTTCGGCGCGCTTCTGATAGCGCTGCTGTCGTCGGGACATACGGCGCCGCTGCCCTATCTTCCCCTGCTCAATCCTACCGACCTGGCGCTGGCCCTGGCGCTCGGCGCGCTGGTATTCTGGCGCCGCGCAATCGTCGCCGCCCAGCCCTTGCCTGCCGGCGCTGCCTGGGTGCCACGCAAACAGACGCTGCTGGCGCTGGCCGTGCTGACGTTTGTCTTGCTCAATACCGTCTGGCTGCGTACCGTACATCACTTCTTCGGCGTGCGATGGGATAGTGCGGCGCTGTTCGACAGTTTTGTGGTGCAGACCGGCTACGCCATCTTGTGGACGCTGCTGGCGCTGGCCCTGATGCTGCTGGCGCACCGCCGCGTGCAGCGTGGATTGTGGCTGACCGGCGCCGCCTTGCTAGGCCTGGTGGTGGTCAAGCTGCTGCTGGTCGATTTGTCGAACGCGGGCGGCGCGGAACGCATCGTCACCTTTATCGCGGTGGGCGCGCTGATGCTGGTGGTCGGTTATTTTGCACCGTTGCCGCCGAAGACTGCGGCGGACGCCGCAACTGTGAAGGAAGCGTAG
- a CDS encoding DUF3999 domain-containing protein gives MRYFPMRAVICAAAMAVTGAAWPASDPNSAQSYALHLPLAFAADAPLQRLILPAQVLVNLQTGGLGDVRIFNAKGQPLAMALSDSASLRQTEKRKIELRSSPIMGSADLSDLSASSLRIEEQQGKRIVQIESNPAGAGAPAKKVLGALLDTRAVDDPVVGLAVDVDLPDAQPITFDVQASKDLKYWRSLAQTVFYRAEAGSSGLGADHIELPAADLKDQYLRITWTDAAGRTAPVVMRSATLTTARGVSSSARVTAALAQPVLDNPYALRFSLPFATPVAALKIKPAGDNVLLPVRVLGRQDAGQPWTMMTTSVIYKLQTGGKLQTSAAIELPPTAYREIKIEADKKTQGFSAPPEISLEFEPVQIVALVNGPAPFTLAAGLANATSPYLPMQSLMPDYRPAQENSLPLAQADGATALVPASAGRDGMPTRNIILWAVLLLAAVALGVMAWVLLKQNASRPQQ, from the coding sequence ATGAGATATTTTCCGATGCGTGCTGTTATCTGCGCAGCCGCCATGGCGGTAACCGGCGCTGCCTGGCCGGCGTCCGACCCGAACAGCGCGCAGTCGTATGCACTGCACCTGCCGCTTGCCTTTGCCGCGGATGCGCCGCTGCAGCGCCTGATCCTGCCCGCGCAAGTGCTGGTGAACCTGCAAACCGGCGGCTTGGGCGATGTGCGGATCTTCAACGCCAAGGGCCAGCCCCTGGCCATGGCGTTGTCCGACAGCGCTAGCCTGCGGCAAACCGAAAAACGCAAGATCGAGCTGAGATCGTCGCCCATCATGGGCAGCGCCGATCTCAGCGACCTATCCGCTTCTTCGCTACGGATCGAAGAACAGCAGGGCAAGCGCATCGTGCAGATCGAGAGCAATCCGGCAGGCGCCGGCGCGCCGGCTAAAAAAGTGCTGGGGGCGCTGCTCGACACGCGCGCCGTCGACGATCCGGTGGTCGGCCTGGCGGTGGACGTCGATTTGCCCGATGCGCAGCCGATCACCTTTGATGTGCAGGCCAGCAAAGACTTGAAATACTGGCGTTCGCTGGCGCAAACCGTCTTCTATCGCGCCGAAGCCGGGAGCAGCGGCCTGGGCGCCGATCATATCGAGTTGCCCGCCGCCGATCTCAAGGATCAATATCTGCGCATCACCTGGACCGACGCCGCGGGGCGGACCGCGCCGGTGGTCATGCGCAGCGCCACATTGACCACTGCCCGTGGCGTCAGCAGCAGCGCGCGGGTCACGGCTGCACTGGCGCAGCCGGTGCTGGACAACCCCTATGCGCTGCGGTTTTCGCTGCCCTTCGCGACACCGGTGGCGGCGCTGAAAATCAAGCCGGCGGGCGACAATGTACTGCTGCCGGTGCGGGTGCTAGGCCGCCAGGATGCCGGCCAGCCATGGACCATGATGACCACGAGCGTGATCTACAAATTGCAGACAGGGGGCAAGCTGCAAACCAGCGCAGCGATCGAGTTGCCGCCGACCGCCTATCGCGAAATCAAGATCGAAGCCGACAAGAAAACCCAGGGTTTCTCCGCGCCGCCGGAAATCAGCCTGGAATTCGAACCGGTGCAGATCGTGGCGCTGGTCAACGGCCCCGCGCCGTTTACCCTGGCGGCAGGTCTTGCCAACGCTACGAGTCCTTATCTGCCGATGCAAAGCCTGATGCCGGATTACCGTCCGGCGCAAGAGAACAGCTTGCCGCTGGCGCAGGCAGACGGCGCAACAGCGCTGGTGCCGGCATCCGCCGGCCGCGACGGCATGCCGACGCGCAATATCATCCTGTGGGCAGTATTGCTGCTGGCGGCTGTGGCGCTGGGTGTCATGGCCTGGGTGCTGCTCAAGCAAAATGCCAGTCGGCCCCAACAGTGA
- a CDS encoding M48 family metalloprotease has translation MNLKFKLLALAATTALAGCGSAGGGGVAGLNMDGMMAAGSTALKAANLSDADVKTMSDEACAASDKQNKIAAPKSKYDVRLTKVVQGFSPSLNGAQTNYRVYMTKDVNAWAMSNGCIRVYSGLMDMMNDSELRGVIGHEMGHVALGHTKKAMQTAYAVTAARTAAGATGNAVVTNLSSSQLGELTEKIINAQFSQVQESAADDYSFDQLTKMNMDRKGLVTAFQKLAKLDGGAGASMLSSHPSSTDRAQHIQQRIDQNK, from the coding sequence ATGAACTTGAAATTTAAGCTGTTGGCGTTAGCTGCGACCACGGCGTTGGCCGGTTGCGGATCGGCAGGCGGTGGCGGCGTCGCCGGCCTGAATATGGACGGCATGATGGCGGCAGGCAGCACTGCACTCAAGGCAGCCAACCTAAGCGATGCCGATGTCAAGACCATGTCGGATGAAGCGTGCGCCGCCAGCGACAAGCAAAACAAGATTGCCGCGCCGAAAAGCAAATACGACGTGCGCCTGACCAAGGTAGTACAAGGCTTTAGCCCCAGCCTCAACGGCGCACAGACCAACTACCGTGTTTACATGACCAAGGACGTCAACGCCTGGGCCATGTCGAACGGCTGCATCCGGGTGTATAGCGGCTTGATGGACATGATGAACGACAGCGAGTTGCGCGGCGTGATCGGGCACGAAATGGGGCACGTCGCATTAGGCCACACCAAAAAAGCCATGCAGACCGCGTATGCGGTGACGGCTGCGCGTACTGCCGCGGGCGCAACGGGCAATGCCGTGGTAACCAACCTGTCGTCGTCGCAGCTGGGCGAGCTGACCGAAAAAATCATCAACGCCCAATTCTCCCAGGTGCAGGAAAGCGCTGCCGACGACTATTCGTTTGACCAGCTGACCAAGATGAACATGGACCGCAAAGGGCTGGTGACAGCATTTCAGAAGCTGGCGAAACTGGACGGCGGCGCCGGCGCCAGCATGCTCAGCTCGCATCCGTCGTCGACCGATCGTGCCCAGCATATCCAGCAGCGGATCGATCAGAACAAGTGA
- a CDS encoding CPBP family intramembrane glutamic endopeptidase produces MLITFVLLAAAIAAVWLKPLRLTDRIVLLPWMAIAACALVSGLAGAVLSLLAVLELALFCLAAYLAATARRNLRLLFGVAAAILALALALHKLPGFNNPILLLQLRLSADSAPFTQYANFDKGAAGLVLLAFLCARAESAADWRKLLRQTWPIALIAAVAVLSLATAIGYVKPDFKISQATALFLSTNLFFTVVAEEAFFRGLLQDRLALSLARFRYGPLLAVACSALLFGAAHIAGGGTYVLLATVAGLAYAYAYYVTQRIEAAIIVHFAVNAVHFIGFTYPHLN; encoded by the coding sequence ATGCTGATTACCTTTGTTTTACTCGCCGCCGCGATTGCCGCGGTCTGGCTGAAACCCCTCCGACTGACTGATCGCATCGTCCTGCTGCCGTGGATGGCGATCGCCGCCTGCGCGCTTGTCAGCGGCCTGGCGGGCGCTGTCCTGAGTCTCCTGGCGGTGCTGGAACTGGCGCTGTTCTGCCTGGCCGCTTACCTGGCCGCCACGGCCCGGCGCAATCTGCGCTTGCTGTTCGGCGTCGCCGCCGCCATCCTGGCTTTGGCGCTGGCCTTGCATAAGTTGCCGGGATTCAACAATCCGATACTGCTTTTGCAGCTGCGCCTGTCCGCCGACTCCGCACCCTTCACGCAATATGCAAACTTCGACAAAGGCGCCGCCGGCCTGGTCCTGCTAGCGTTCCTGTGCGCCCGCGCCGAGTCCGCGGCCGACTGGCGCAAGCTGTTGCGGCAGACCTGGCCGATTGCGCTGATCGCAGCGGTTGCCGTACTCAGCCTGGCGACCGCCATCGGCTATGTCAAGCCGGATTTCAAGATCAGCCAGGCTACTGCGCTGTTCTTGTCCACCAACCTGTTCTTTACGGTAGTTGCGGAAGAAGCTTTTTTCCGCGGCTTGCTGCAAGACCGCCTGGCCTTGTCGTTGGCGCGCTTTCGCTACGGCCCGCTGCTGGCGGTGGCCTGCTCGGCTCTCTTGTTCGGCGCGGCGCACATCGCCGGCGGCGGCACTTATGTGCTGCTGGCCACGGTCGCCGGCCTGGCTTATGCCTATGCTTATTACGTCACGCAACGCATCGAGGCCGCGATCATCGTCCATTTCGCGGTCAATGCGGTTCACTTCATCGGCTTTACCTATCCCCACCTCAACTGA
- a CDS encoding M15 family metallopeptidase: MFVLAIALYFLLACGVAGLLLFPAAREIVYSALIKRRQQMGAQVQNWRDRRSQTTRSLSQNLQASRLSSWQFIKQHQWILLAGMAVVLIPPLIAWLLSGKTMLGSYDDSGQVVNQQIAALLEGEQLVPPPPLPPEVFTTQEVAQVRPMLDTASRNWQALDADFTQRLLMTFKIMKEKYGYDMVIIEGYRSPERQNALAQMGGSVTNAKAFQSYHQYGLAADSAFMRSGKLVITEKDPWAMRGYQLYGEVAESVGLTWGGRWKMMDLGHVEFRKPGVMKR, translated from the coding sequence GTGTTCGTCTTAGCCATCGCCCTTTACTTTCTGCTTGCATGTGGTGTCGCCGGACTGCTGCTGTTTCCGGCTGCCCGCGAGATTGTTTATTCGGCATTGATCAAGCGGCGGCAGCAGATGGGGGCGCAGGTCCAGAACTGGCGAGACCGCCGGTCCCAGACCACCAGATCCCTGTCGCAAAACCTGCAGGCATCGAGGCTCTCAAGCTGGCAGTTCATCAAGCAGCATCAGTGGATTCTACTCGCCGGAATGGCGGTTGTGCTGATACCGCCCTTGATTGCTTGGCTGTTGAGCGGTAAAACCATGCTTGGGAGTTACGATGATTCCGGGCAAGTAGTGAACCAGCAGATTGCCGCGTTGCTGGAAGGAGAGCAGCTGGTACCGCCGCCGCCGTTGCCGCCTGAGGTGTTTACTACGCAGGAAGTGGCGCAAGTGCGGCCGATGCTGGATACCGCCAGCCGTAACTGGCAAGCGCTGGATGCCGATTTCACCCAGCGCTTGCTGATGACTTTCAAGATCATGAAGGAGAAGTACGGTTACGACATGGTCATTATTGAAGGTTATCGTAGTCCGGAACGGCAGAATGCGCTGGCGCAAATGGGCGGCAGCGTGACCAACGCCAAGGCGTTCCAGAGCTACCACCAGTACGGCCTGGCAGCCGACTCTGCGTTCATGCGCAGCGGCAAGCTGGTGATTACGGAGAAAGATCCGTGGGCCATGCGCGGTTATCAGTTATACGGCGAAGTGGCGGAATCGGTGGGACTGACCTGGGGCGGCCGCTGGAAAATGATGGACCTCGGCCACGTGGAATTCCGCAAGCCGGGCGTAATGAAAAGATAA